The DNA region AAAAGCTGTCAGAAGAAAAGTAATTGTCCCGCGAAAATATTTAGTAAGCTCGTCTAAAAGTCCGTAAGCGTCTGTTTGCGTCCGTAATTTTTTTTGTCCGCTGCAATTGGCGGTAACGGTTCGGGGATTAGCGTAGGCGGGAATAAACTGCTACGAACTTGTTCCACGAAACAAAGATAATAGAAAGCAATGAACAACAAAATTAAAATGAAACCCCGCTTACGCTAATCCCTTGTTGTGTGCTGTGCTTCTTTTTCTTTTCTGTCCAGAGTTGAAAGTCCGTCTGCGAAATGAACAAGTCCCCTTTAATGTCGTTGAGTTTTTCTGTCGTGGCTTTAATTGCTTCGTCTGATTGGTCAATGCCGAGCCAATGTCTGCCATTGATTTGTGCTGCTCTCAAAGTTGTCCCGCTACCGCAAAAACAGTCAAGCACGATGCTGTTTTCATTGGAAGAAGTTTTTACAACGATGTCCAGCAAGTCGGAATTTTTTTCTGTCGGATAAATGGGATATTGCGGGTCTTTAAATTCCCAAATGTCTTGCATTCGTTTTCCTTCTTGCTCGTCAAAGTAAATTATTTTTCGTGGATTTCCATTGTCACTCCATTCAATTAATCCTTCATTGTCCCATTGCTCCAAAATTTTTACATCACTTCTCCAGTGTCTGCCCTTGGGTGGGTTAATACCTTTGAATGGTTTAGCGGACTTTCCGTTTTTCGTTTCTCCAGGTGCGTGCAAAGGAATTGTCGTGTAGTGTCTGCCGTCCTTATCTTTCTTTGGAAATAATTTTAACTTGTCTGCTTCGGTGTAAGTAATGATTGGCTCGTTCCAAATTAAATTGTCTGTCTTGGAATAAAAAAGAATGAGGTCTTTCATATTTCCATATCCTTTGCGACTGAAATTTTTCGGATTGCATTTTATTCTCGTGATGTCATTGCGGAAATTTTCAATTCCGAAAACTTCGTCCATCATTACCTTTACATAATGCCCGATTTTATAATCAATGTGCAAATAGATTGAACCTTTGTCCGACAAAAGCATTTTCAGAAGAATTAAACGCTCTCGTAAAAACTCAATAAAATCAGCACCTTTCAAAGTGTCTTTGTATGCAACCGTTCCGTTACTGCTATTGCTGATTGTGTTGGCTCTGCCCTCTGAAATTGTGAAAGTATTATTTGTTGCAAAAGGTGGGTCAATATAAACTAAATCAACTTTACCTTTCAAACTGTGCTTTGTAACAAGAAATTTCAATGCTTGTAAATTGTCGCACTGAATTAATGTATTTTTACTATTAGAAATTTGTTGCGGATACAGTTTCACATCGGGAATACTGTCAAAAATTTCTTGCTCTGTCCTTTTATTTTTATAGTGTAATTTCATCGCAGTTTAGATTTGGTAAAGAAATTCACGCAGAACTAAACTGCTCATTATATTCAAGTCCTTATACTTGGTGGAAATATCTTTATACATCTTGTTGTTGCCTTTGATGTATAACACTCCGTCAAGGATTGCAAGTTTTATCGCCTTAACATTTTTCGCTTTTACTGTGCTGATGGCATCATTGAATTGTGCGTTCTGATGTCCGCCAAAGTCGGTAAGAAATTTTGCTTCGCCAATTACATACTTT from Bacteroidota bacterium includes:
- a CDS encoding site-specific DNA-methyltransferase, which encodes MKLHYKNKRTEQEIFDSIPDVKLYPQQISNSKNTLIQCDNLQALKFLVTKHSLKGKVDLVYIDPPFATNNTFTISEGRANTISNSSNGTVAYKDTLKGADFIEFLRERLILLKMLLSDKGSIYLHIDYKIGHYVKVMMDEVFGIENFRNDITRIKCNPKNFSRKGYGNMKDLILFYSKTDNLIWNEPIITYTEADKLKLFPKKDKDGRHYTTIPLHAPGETKNGKSAKPFKGINPPKGRHWRSDVKILEQWDNEGLIEWSDNGNPRKIIYFDEQEGKRMQDIWEFKDPQYPIYPTEKNSDLLDIVVKTSSNENSIVLDCFCGSGTTLRAAQINGRHWLGIDQSDEAIKATTEKLNDIKGDLFISQTDFQLWTEKKKKHSTQQGISVSGVSF